The following coding sequences lie in one Danio rerio strain Tuebingen ecotype United States chromosome 25, GRCz12tu, whole genome shotgun sequence genomic window:
- the si:ch73-330k17.3 gene encoding IGFBP domain-containing protein isoform X1 encodes MRPCILLILWMITAVEMEEQKILQSLHCPPCERIHCSPRRALKLQCRGGITTGICGCCPVCAKLAGENCGGTWDYLGKCDEGLVCIHEEAADGKAEAELKGTCKSVLEVLKGDTCRPECTWEYCKANPNDICSARSVLLMEKRECGGQCQHTTCSSCLLLRPPPCSQPCSPTDHACLHRFGRCVRGHLTEDRHPPVCHHNLQVTVTSGSISLDLLFIIMGLSKTGFVFHSANDCFLTNLI; translated from the exons ATGCGTCCATGCATCTTGCTCATCTTGTGGATGATAACGGCGGTGGAAATGGAGGAGCAGAAGATCCTCCAATCCTTGCACTGTCCGCCCTGTGAACGCATCCACTGTTCCCCACGTCGGGCGCTGAAGCTCCAGTGTCGGGGTGGCATCACCACTGGGATTTGTGGTTGCTGTCCGGTCTGTGCTAAACTGGCAGGGGAAAACTGTGGAGGGACTTGGGATTATCTGGGGAAGTGTGATGAAGGGCTGGTCTGCATTCATGAAGAAGCAGCAGATGGAAAAGCAGAGGCCGAACTCAAGGGAACCTGCAAATCAG TGCTTGAGGTTCTCAAAGGCGACACATGCAGACCTGAGTGCACATGGGAGTACTGCAAGGCAAACCCCAATGATATCTGTTCAGCAAG GTCTGTGCTGCTGATGGAGAAGCGTGAATGTGGAGGTCAGTGCCAGCACACCACCTGCTCCAGCTGTTTGCTTCTCAGACCTCCGCCCTGTTCTCAGCCCTGCTCCCCGACGGACCACGCGTGTCTGCACCGCTTCGGCCGGTGTGTGCGCGGACACCTGACTGAAGACAGACATCCGCCCGTCTGCCACCACAATCTACAGGTCACAGTGACTTCTGGATcaatttctctggatttactaTTTATAATTATGGGTTTAAGTAAAACAGGATTTGTGTTTCACTCTGCAAATGACTGCTttcttacaaatttaatataa
- the eif3ja gene encoding eukaryotic translation initiation factor 3 subunit J-A, which yields MADADSWDADSFEPEEPIKKAAVHDKWEGEDEDDDVKDNWDDDEEEEKEEEEEKKTEAKPTEKKKLSEKIKEKENLQRKKQEELRKQQLEETKRDTPLTPEDELAEKLRVKQLQEDSDLELAKEAFGVVSNNVTGIDAISPSSKDDFTEFERLLKEKISPYEKSIHYSGFLETLFRDLCLSLEVEDLKKINTSLTVLLSEKQRQEKANKGKKKKKGVLPGGGLKAKMKDDLADYGGFEGGYAQDYEDFM from the exons ATGGCGGACGCCGATTCTTGGG ATGCGGACAGTTTCGAGCCTGAGGAGCCCATCAAAAAGGCGGCAGTTCATGACAAATGGGAGGGCGAGGATGAGGACGACGACGTGAAA GATAATtgggatgatgatgaagaggaagaaaaggaggaagaggaggaaaaaaAGACAG AGGCTAAAcctacagaaaaaaagaaactcagtgaaaagataaaagaaaaggaaaatttACAAAGGAAAAAACAAGAGGAGCTCAGAAAACAA cagttagAGGAGACAAAAAGAGACACACCACTCACACCAGAAGATGAACTGGCAGAGAAACTCAGAGTGAAACAACTACAGGAGGATTCAGACTTAGAACTAGCAAAAGAGGCATTTG GTGTAGTTTCAAATAATGTTACCGGAATCGATGCAATAAGTCCCTCTTCGAAAGACGACTTCACAGAGTTCGAGAGGTtgctaaaagaaaaaatatctccCTATGAGAAGTCTATACACTATTCCGGCTTTTTAGAAACACTGTTTAGGGATCTGTGTCTTTCAT TGGAAGTTGAAGACTTGAAGAAAATTAACACCTCACTAACAGTGTTACTAAGTGAAAAACAGAGGCAAGAAAAG GCAAACAaaggtaaaaagaaaaagaagggaGTTTTACCAGGGGGAGGTTTAAAAGCCAAGATGAAAGACGATCTGGCAGATTACGGCGGGTTTGAAGGCGGTTATGCACAAGACTATGAGGACTTCATGTGA
- the si:ch73-330k17.3 gene encoding IGFBP domain-containing protein precursor has protein sequence MRPCILLILWMITAVEMEEQKILQSLHCPPCERIHCSPRRALKLQCRGGITTGICGCCPVCAKLAGENCGGTWDYLGKCDEGLVCIHEEAADGKAEAELKGTCKSVLEVLKGDTCRPECTWEYCKANPNDICSARSVLLMEKRECGGQCQHTTCSSCLLLRPPPCSQPCSPTDHACLHRFGRCVRGHLTEDRHPPVCHHNLQNNSEGFFMCLAPACPSTAK, from the exons ATGCGTCCATGCATCTTGCTCATCTTGTGGATGATAACGGCGGTGGAAATGGAGGAGCAGAAGATCCTCCAATCCTTGCACTGTCCGCCCTGTGAACGCATCCACTGTTCCCCACGTCGGGCGCTGAAGCTCCAGTGTCGGGGTGGCATCACCACTGGGATTTGTGGTTGCTGTCCGGTCTGTGCTAAACTGGCAGGGGAAAACTGTGGAGGGACTTGGGATTATCTGGGGAAGTGTGATGAAGGGCTGGTCTGCATTCATGAAGAAGCAGCAGATGGAAAAGCAGAGGCCGAACTCAAGGGAACCTGCAAATCAG TGCTTGAGGTTCTCAAAGGCGACACATGCAGACCTGAGTGCACATGGGAGTACTGCAAGGCAAACCCCAATGATATCTGTTCAGCAAG GTCTGTGCTGCTGATGGAGAAGCGTGAATGTGGAGGTCAGTGCCAGCACACCACCTGCTCCAGCTGTTTGCTTCTCAGACCTCCGCCCTGTTCTCAGCCCTGCTCCCCGACGGACCACGCGTGTCTGCACCGCTTCGGCCGGTGTGTGCGCGGACACCTGACTGAAGACAGACATCCGCCCGTCTGCCACCACAATCTACAG AATAACTCTGAGGGATTCTTCATGTGTTTGGCTCCTGCCTGCCCATCTACAGCAAAATGA